A window of the Cystobacter fuscus genome harbors these coding sequences:
- a CDS encoding serine hydrolase domain-containing protein: MSPLLERWAQDEHPDLHGVVVRVDGAVVAERHYHGADPQTLHDIRSAGKSITSLLVGAALERGLLGALDAPIERGWPEARGSALGRASLADLLTMRSGLAANDEDPDSPGNEDRMDAASDPVAFLLGIPSVDKPGTRYVYNSLASYAVGLLLERATGKSLLAFAREALFEPLGIQRVDWASDVAGHTKGQGNLSLTTSDLARLGQMLLDGGRWRKRRILPSNWLETSMRPLVPISAVDPYADAYGYFWYTKTHRLKGGAVTVRFASGNGGNKLYLVPSRRMVVAITSRAYGRGYGQRRSEEILTALLSA; this comes from the coding sequence TTGTCGCCGCTCCTCGAGCGCTGGGCGCAGGATGAACATCCCGACCTGCACGGTGTCGTCGTTCGTGTCGACGGGGCCGTGGTGGCCGAAAGGCACTATCACGGCGCGGACCCTCAGACGCTTCACGATATCCGGTCGGCCGGGAAGAGCATCACCTCGCTCCTGGTCGGTGCCGCGCTCGAGCGTGGACTCCTGGGCGCACTGGACGCGCCCATCGAACGCGGCTGGCCGGAGGCGCGTGGCAGTGCTCTCGGTCGGGCATCGCTCGCGGACCTGCTGACCATGCGCTCCGGTCTGGCCGCGAATGACGAGGATCCTGACTCGCCCGGCAATGAGGATCGGATGGATGCGGCGAGCGATCCGGTCGCCTTCTTGCTCGGTATTCCCTCCGTCGACAAACCCGGCACGCGCTATGTCTATAATTCGCTGGCGTCCTATGCGGTCGGACTGTTGCTGGAACGCGCGACGGGGAAGAGCCTGCTGGCCTTCGCGCGCGAAGCGCTGTTCGAACCGCTGGGAATCCAACGCGTCGACTGGGCCAGCGACGTGGCCGGTCATACCAAGGGCCAGGGCAACCTGTCCTTGACCACCAGTGATCTTGCCCGGCTCGGACAGATGCTCCTCGATGGGGGCCGATGGCGGAAGCGGCGGATCCTCCCATCCAACTGGCTCGAGACCAGCATGCGGCCGCTCGTCCCGATCAGCGCGGTCGACCCCTATGCCGACGCCTACGGCTATTTCTGGTACACGAAAACGCACCGGCTGAAGGGCGGGGCGGTGACGGTGCGGTTCGCGTCGGGCAATGGCGGCAACAAGCTCTATCTCGTCCCATCCCGGCGCATGGTCGTGGCGATCACCTCGCGCGCCTACGGGCGAGGCTACGGACAACGCCGCTCCGAGGAGATCCTGACGGCACTCCTGTCCGCCTGA
- a CDS encoding PEGA domain-containing protein — translation MSVPLLVMSLLLAAGSPTGAHRELDAALEALSEGDFESALSRVDAGLKTTRDETEIARLHLVRGEAYAALRRYSQMEASFARALESDPDVRLDPERVQPTVVTLFESLRERLRGELAVEVDPSGARLLLDGQPLGQAPWRGPVPIGTHTLDVGEGRTSLQVKVRAGRTEQVRVVLPPAASRDAPWSGLSFSAQVRATLGVSPLSGVGLEAGARLAGTYVYGELNATVGSRFGASARLGAQAPRLVGPLTFFLSLDAYALGGPLLFGGGLSAGASLPLSGKFDLFVELSGRLLPANASYGTTHLLGVTGLRFTPGG, via the coding sequence ATGAGCGTTCCCCTGTTGGTGATGTCGCTGCTGCTCGCCGCCGGTTCGCCCACTGGAGCGCACCGCGAGCTGGATGCGGCGCTCGAGGCCCTGTCCGAAGGGGACTTCGAGTCCGCGCTCTCCCGTGTGGACGCGGGATTGAAGACGACCCGGGACGAGACGGAGATTGCTCGGCTGCACCTGGTCCGGGGCGAGGCGTACGCGGCGCTCCGCCGTTACTCCCAGATGGAGGCCTCCTTCGCCCGGGCGCTCGAGTCGGATCCGGACGTTCGTCTGGATCCGGAGCGCGTGCAGCCCACCGTGGTGACGCTCTTCGAGAGCCTGCGCGAGCGGCTCCGGGGCGAGCTGGCCGTGGAGGTCGATCCTTCCGGTGCGCGGCTGTTGCTGGATGGACAGCCGCTCGGCCAGGCGCCCTGGCGGGGCCCGGTCCCCATTGGAACGCACACACTGGACGTGGGCGAGGGGAGGACCTCGCTCCAGGTCAAGGTGCGTGCCGGCCGGACGGAACAGGTGCGCGTCGTCCTTCCCCCAGCGGCCTCGAGGGACGCGCCCTGGTCCGGACTCTCCTTCAGCGCCCAGGTCCGGGCCACGCTGGGCGTGTCACCCTTGTCGGGAGTGGGACTGGAGGCCGGAGCGAGGCTGGCGGGCACGTATGTCTACGGCGAGCTCAACGCCACCGTGGGGAGCCGATTCGGAGCGTCCGCGCGACTGGGTGCCCAGGCACCAAGGCTCGTGGGGCCGCTGACCTTCTTCCTCTCGCTCGATGCATATGCCCTGGGGGGACCGCTCCTGTTCGGTGGCGGGCTGTCCGCCGGAGCGAGCCTCCCCCTGTCCGGCAAGTTCGACCTCTTCGTGGAGTTGAGTGGACGCCTGCTTCCGGCGAACGCTTCGTACGGCACCACGCACCTGCTGGGCGTCACCGGCTTGCGCTTCACTCCTGGCGGGTAG
- a CDS encoding cytochrome c peroxidase: MVSNRFLASLASALAWGGLTSCSNPAPDVDGARVTNVQTMTEAQAPLGHIAAGKRLFSEAFPQTNGRSCATCHTLSEHTTLRPASVEARLAADPGEPLFRRIDADDPEAARPTYEHLKKGLVRVVLPLPSNMDVIDDAGNIITPADRKISVWRGVPTIEDLAISGPYQLDGRAATLEEQAQAAILSHSEGHEVGLAPLKQIADFERSVFSSPRARFVSKLLQAGVPRDQIPPPEDFMLLTAQEQRGREVFELACAACHGGPTTNQITNRAVHASLSAALKPDGNVFFTQVPGQGPVPVRVPRPGNEFVNIGFGSLSYLGQIGQLPLYTSSVELPRYRFRFYTDGTRQHAVTELPPIPVTASGEPFDPTPALDENGLPIVGPNGLPQWFTTDPGRALITGDPLDFEAFDVPSLRGIAGTAPYFHDNSHETLRDVVDGYSRLILPFTAEMNLPPVHPPETPGGLPEALKPEQKRDLLEFLKRL; encoded by the coding sequence ATGGTTTCCAATCGATTCCTCGCGAGTCTGGCCAGTGCGCTGGCATGGGGCGGACTCACGAGTTGTTCGAACCCAGCTCCAGACGTGGATGGCGCGCGGGTCACCAACGTCCAGACAATGACCGAAGCCCAGGCCCCCCTGGGTCACATCGCCGCCGGCAAGCGTCTCTTCAGTGAGGCGTTTCCCCAGACCAACGGGCGCTCCTGCGCCACGTGCCATACCCTGAGCGAACACACGACGCTGAGGCCCGCGAGCGTCGAGGCGCGACTGGCCGCCGACCCGGGAGAGCCGCTCTTCCGTCGCATCGACGCGGACGACCCCGAAGCGGCGCGGCCCACGTATGAGCATCTCAAGAAGGGCCTCGTCCGTGTGGTCCTGCCACTCCCCAGCAACATGGACGTCATCGACGACGCGGGCAACATCATCACCCCCGCCGACCGGAAGATCTCCGTCTGGCGTGGAGTGCCAACCATCGAGGACCTGGCCATCTCCGGGCCGTATCAGCTCGATGGCCGGGCGGCCACGCTGGAAGAGCAGGCACAGGCCGCGATCCTCAGTCACAGCGAGGGACACGAGGTGGGGCTCGCGCCGCTGAAGCAGATCGCCGACTTCGAGCGGAGTGTGTTCTCGTCACCCCGGGCCCGGTTCGTCTCGAAGCTGCTCCAGGCCGGCGTTCCCCGCGACCAGATTCCTCCTCCCGAGGACTTCATGCTGCTCACCGCCCAGGAGCAGCGTGGCCGCGAGGTCTTCGAGCTGGCCTGCGCGGCATGTCATGGTGGCCCCACCACGAACCAGATCACGAACCGCGCCGTCCACGCGTCACTTTCCGCCGCGCTCAAGCCAGACGGCAACGTCTTCTTCACCCAGGTGCCTGGTCAGGGGCCCGTTCCCGTGCGGGTCCCTCGCCCGGGCAACGAGTTCGTGAACATCGGGTTCGGGTCGCTTTCCTATCTCGGGCAGATCGGACAGCTCCCGTTGTACACCTCCTCCGTGGAGTTGCCGCGCTACCGCTTCCGCTTCTACACGGACGGCACGCGCCAGCACGCCGTCACCGAACTTCCACCCATCCCGGTCACGGCCAGTGGTGAGCCCTTCGATCCGACTCCGGCGCTCGACGAGAACGGACTGCCCATCGTCGGTCCCAACGGCCTGCCCCAGTGGTTCACCACGGATCCCGGCCGCGCCCTCATCACGGGCGATCCCCTGGATTTCGAGGCCTTCGACGTGCCGTCGCTTCGAGGCATCGCGGGGACGGCTCCGTATTTCCACGACAACAGCCACGAGACCCTGCGCGACGTCGTCGACGGCTACAGCCGGCTCATCCTGCCCTTCACCGCGGAGATGAACCTGCCGCCCGTCCACCCCCCCGAGACGCCCGGAGGTCTGCCCGAGGCGCTCAAACCCGAACAGAAGCGGGACCTGCTGGAGTTCTTGAAGCGGCTCTGA
- a CDS encoding FBP domain-containing protein, whose product MFLIDTEKEFLGAFRSRDRKFVEPPKGTQFPLFIRDYLSWVDPHGVRVFLVFAPPGGKRPTGIAFRRDQQGDKTLGLRVCDWCRSSGSADQIGLLTTDVDSKRRVGVNLCLDLRCNERLESATNLAGRNALDENRQLLERMARFATEALGLDLGPKA is encoded by the coding sequence ATGTTCCTCATCGACACAGAAAAAGAGTTCCTGGGCGCCTTCCGCTCGAGGGATCGCAAGTTCGTCGAGCCGCCCAAGGGCACCCAGTTTCCCCTCTTCATCCGCGACTACCTCTCGTGGGTGGATCCCCACGGGGTTCGCGTCTTCCTCGTGTTCGCCCCGCCAGGAGGCAAGCGGCCCACGGGCATCGCCTTCCGCCGCGACCAGCAGGGCGACAAGACCCTGGGGCTCCGGGTGTGTGACTGGTGCCGTTCCTCCGGCTCGGCGGATCAGATCGGGCTGCTCACCACGGATGTCGACTCGAAGCGCCGGGTGGGCGTGAACCTCTGCCTGGATCTGCGCTGCAACGAGCGGCTCGAGTCGGCGACGAATCTGGCCGGCCGGAATGCCCTGGACGAGAACCGGCAGCTCCTCGAGCGCATGGCCCGCTTCGCGACCGAGGCGCTGGGCCTCGACCTGGGCCCCAAGGCGTGA
- a CDS encoding LysR family transcriptional regulator, with the protein MIDSLLDVTVFTRVVSAGSLSAAARELGMSLAVVSKRLARLEERLGVRLVNRTTRSLNLTEEGAEFHERCVRVLGEIGEAEEKVRSLRRGASGLLKVTATAAFARRHLGRLIPRFLERYPDIRVQLDVSDSVVGLVESGYDVAIRFGALPDSDLIAKRLAPNHRVVCGAPSYFARKGRPRRPADLKNHDCIAFGNPPNQDWQFEGPDGETTTVRIAGSLVTNNGEVAHEWALEGGGLVLKSIWDVGVDLDAGRLEVALPDYRVPAAPIHAIYPHNRGVAAKVKVFIEFLGGELRAAYRWDGMDRVESSAST; encoded by the coding sequence ATGATCGACAGCCTGCTCGACGTGACCGTCTTCACCCGGGTGGTGAGCGCGGGAAGTCTCTCGGCCGCGGCCAGGGAGCTGGGAATGTCGCTCGCCGTCGTCAGCAAGCGCCTCGCGCGGCTGGAAGAGCGGCTCGGGGTGCGGCTCGTGAACCGCACCACCCGCAGCCTGAACCTGACCGAGGAGGGGGCCGAGTTCCATGAGCGGTGCGTGCGCGTGCTCGGCGAGATTGGTGAAGCGGAGGAGAAGGTACGTTCCCTGCGGCGTGGGGCGAGCGGACTGCTGAAGGTGACCGCGACCGCGGCCTTCGCCCGGCGGCACCTCGGGCGGCTCATCCCTCGCTTCCTGGAGCGCTATCCCGACATCCGCGTGCAGCTCGACGTCTCGGATTCGGTGGTCGGCCTCGTGGAGTCGGGCTACGACGTCGCCATCCGCTTCGGCGCCCTGCCCGACTCGGACCTGATCGCCAAACGACTCGCGCCCAATCACCGGGTGGTGTGTGGAGCGCCCTCCTACTTCGCCAGGAAGGGCAGGCCCCGGCGCCCCGCCGATTTGAAGAACCATGACTGCATCGCCTTCGGCAACCCGCCGAACCAGGACTGGCAATTCGAGGGGCCCGATGGAGAGACGACGACGGTGCGCATCGCGGGCTCGCTCGTGACCAACAATGGCGAGGTCGCGCACGAGTGGGCGCTCGAAGGCGGTGGGCTCGTGCTCAAGTCGATCTGGGACGTCGGAGTGGACCTCGATGCCGGACGGCTCGAAGTGGCACTGCCCGATTACCGGGTCCCCGCCGCCCCCATTCATGCCATCTACCCCCATAACCGCGGGGTCGCGGCGAAGGTGAAGGTCTTCATCGAGTTCCTTGGCGGGGAACTTCGCGCGGCCTACCGGTGGGACGGCATGGACCGGGTGGAGAGCTCCGCCTCCACGTGA
- a CDS encoding 3-oxoacyl-ACP synthase III family protein, producing the protein MFLHALGHFHPENLITNAFLQDIGLDTDDTWIVERVGIRTRHTVLPLDYIRETRNRDVRGALEAALYSNAETGRRAALMALQRAGRDVKDVGMVVAGGCSPDECIPAESCRIAEALGIEAPSLDLNAACSSFCAQLHFLAGMRPERLPDFILVVNPENSTRVVDYSDRSSCVLWGDGTSAALISPRIPGPWRITQTLLGGSPAGADKVKVPRAGHFTQQGAAVQAFAIKRASETFLELRAHYLAASPERTPEGLSFIGHQANLRMLEAVQRRTEVTAERHFSNVEYRGNCGASGAPTVFSENWDNPRLGDAVALAVVGSGLTWAGTLLERYRAE; encoded by the coding sequence ATGTTCCTCCACGCACTCGGACACTTCCACCCGGAGAACCTCATCACCAACGCGTTTCTCCAGGATATCGGCCTGGATACGGACGACACGTGGATCGTCGAGCGTGTGGGCATCCGCACCCGGCACACGGTGCTGCCGCTCGACTACATCCGTGAGACGCGCAACCGGGACGTGCGCGGAGCACTGGAAGCCGCGCTGTATTCCAATGCGGAGACGGGCAGGCGCGCGGCGCTGATGGCGCTCCAGCGCGCGGGGCGCGACGTGAAGGACGTGGGGATGGTGGTGGCGGGCGGCTGCTCACCCGACGAGTGCATTCCAGCGGAGTCCTGCCGCATCGCCGAGGCGCTGGGCATCGAGGCGCCCTCCCTGGACCTCAACGCCGCCTGCTCGTCCTTCTGCGCCCAGCTCCACTTCCTGGCGGGAATGCGGCCGGAGCGCCTGCCGGACTTCATCCTCGTGGTGAACCCGGAGAACTCCACCCGCGTGGTGGACTACTCGGACCGCTCGAGCTGCGTGCTGTGGGGCGATGGCACCAGCGCCGCGCTGATCAGCCCGCGCATTCCCGGTCCCTGGCGCATCACCCAGACGCTGCTCGGTGGAAGCCCCGCGGGTGCGGACAAGGTGAAGGTGCCCCGCGCCGGCCACTTCACCCAGCAGGGCGCTGCCGTCCAGGCCTTCGCCATCAAGCGCGCCAGCGAGACTTTCCTCGAACTGCGCGCGCACTACCTCGCGGCCTCGCCGGAACGCACCCCCGAGGGGCTGAGCTTCATCGGGCACCAGGCCAACCTGCGCATGCTGGAGGCGGTGCAACGGCGCACCGAGGTCACGGCGGAGCGCCACTTCTCCAACGTGGAATACCGCGGCAACTGCGGTGCCTCGGGCGCGCCCACCGTGTTCTCGGAGAACTGGGACAACCCCAGGTTGGGGGACGCGGTGGCGCTCGCGGTGGTGGGCAGCGGCCTCACCTGGGCGGGCACCCTGCTGGAGCGCTACCGCGCGGAGTAG
- a CDS encoding LamG-like jellyroll fold domain-containing protein: MITEWVRPSWGGLVLGSCVLLQPVSAAAASDWFSDDFETGALIAPEGQWDLARSISPNTLTNGAAGAHRGQYGLTLIDRNNSSVSEFQGSADFESTPLTSEFFFRSWMRLRDVGNPGKVVAIQTNPMRVELRLLSPSPIWELSVRKGTEQTYASVHGTRVEQDRWYLVEFSARGLGTTHGEARLWVDGVEQGASEQRTALSGLDWRDAIYVLKWIQVGEPWTDQGFFTGSIDFDDVRVSATPMASRLQLQRTEDTGASSGCLAVDVSLRSSASGALAPAPYETEVSLSTTAGEGRYHADEACKSPVERVRLPTGTFERRVYFRPGGPPGTVTLAASHPDFLPATLQVEGDGTPVGDADGGAAGPWTMGLGCTSASGALVSLPVLLWPGSRRSRRRQPTAATRQE, translated from the coding sequence ATGATCACTGAATGGGTCAGACCCTCGTGGGGGGGCCTGGTGCTGGGAAGCTGCGTGCTGCTCCAGCCCGTGTCCGCGGCCGCCGCCTCCGACTGGTTCTCGGATGACTTCGAGACGGGGGCGCTGATCGCGCCGGAGGGCCAGTGGGACCTCGCCAGGAGCATCAGCCCCAACACCCTCACCAACGGGGCGGCGGGGGCCCACCGGGGGCAGTACGGGCTCACCCTGATCGACAGAAACAACAGCAGCGTCTCGGAGTTCCAGGGGAGCGCCGACTTCGAGAGCACCCCCCTGACCTCGGAGTTCTTCTTCCGCTCGTGGATGCGCCTGCGCGACGTCGGCAACCCCGGGAAAGTGGTGGCCATCCAGACCAACCCGATGAGGGTGGAGCTGCGGCTCCTGTCACCGAGCCCGATCTGGGAACTGTCCGTGAGGAAGGGCACGGAGCAGACCTACGCCAGCGTGCATGGGACACGGGTGGAGCAGGATCGCTGGTACCTGGTCGAGTTCAGCGCCCGGGGACTGGGGACCACCCACGGAGAGGCCAGGTTGTGGGTGGACGGCGTCGAGCAGGGGGCGAGCGAGCAGCGCACCGCGCTCTCCGGACTCGACTGGCGCGATGCGATCTACGTGTTGAAGTGGATCCAGGTGGGCGAGCCGTGGACGGACCAGGGGTTCTTCACCGGCTCCATCGACTTCGATGACGTGCGGGTGAGCGCCACGCCCATGGCGAGCCGGCTGCAACTCCAGCGGACGGAGGACACGGGCGCGTCCTCGGGGTGCCTCGCCGTGGACGTGTCCCTGCGGAGCTCCGCCTCCGGGGCACTCGCGCCCGCGCCATACGAGACGGAGGTGTCCCTGTCCACGACAGCGGGAGAGGGCCGCTACCACGCGGATGAGGCCTGCAAGTCCCCGGTGGAGCGCGTGCGCCTTCCCACCGGTACCTTCGAACGGCGCGTGTACTTCCGTCCGGGGGGTCCTCCGGGAACGGTGACGTTGGCGGCCTCGCATCCGGACTTCCTCCCCGCGACCCTCCAGGTGGAGGGAGACGGGACTCCCGTGGGAGACGCGGACGGCGGCGCGGCGGGGCCCTGGACGATGGGATTGGGTTGCACCTCGGCCTCGGGGGCGCTCGTGTCGCTGCCGGTGCTGCTGTGGCCCGGGTCGCGACGGAGTCGCCGGAGGCAACCGACGGCGGCTACCCGCCAGGAGTGA
- a CDS encoding ester cyclase translates to MRIATHILAALVGLTALVGSSTLAAEELPQPKKLTVDRGLTHYQAYTQLLAARRYYAFWNTGEEAYARAALAEDFIDLNLPEGRPQGPTGPIVASRTFRAAVPDLQVSVEEAWVVGDQVISRLRFTGHFSGRFGDLQGDGRSIQFDAVDIYTIKNGRISTNWHLEDNLTFLTRIGAVVTP, encoded by the coding sequence ATGCGTATCGCGACTCACATCCTGGCCGCCCTTGTCGGCCTCACTGCCCTCGTTGGCTCGTCCACCCTGGCGGCCGAGGAGCTGCCTCAGCCCAAGAAGCTCACGGTGGATCGGGGCCTGACCCACTACCAGGCGTACACGCAGCTTCTGGCGGCACGGCGCTACTACGCCTTCTGGAACACGGGCGAGGAGGCGTACGCCAGGGCGGCGCTCGCCGAGGACTTCATCGACCTGAACCTTCCCGAGGGCCGGCCCCAGGGTCCGACGGGTCCCATCGTCGCCTCGCGCACCTTCCGGGCGGCGGTGCCGGACCTCCAGGTCTCGGTCGAGGAGGCCTGGGTGGTGGGTGATCAGGTCATCAGCCGCCTGCGCTTCACCGGCCACTTCTCCGGCCGGTTCGGTGACCTCCAGGGCGATGGCCGCTCCATCCAATTCGACGCCGTGGACATCTACACCATCAAGAATGGCCGCATCTCCACGAACTGGCACCTGGAGGACAACCTCACGTTCCTCACGCGGATCGGCGCCGTCGTGACGCCCTGA
- a CDS encoding serine/threonine-protein kinase, producing the protein MHPHKQASSCATCGLPVPFPGAACSECTAITQHAGEAGGRPRGPARPSLAPGDVLEGKWRLEALLGAGGMGQVYRARDLALERTVAIKLLHEPLCEDPESVARFEREARAMARLEHAHITPIHAVGREGGRPFIVMKHLEGMSLARYLRSVPGPMPVPEVLALARQLCAGLDFIHQRGCVHRDIKPGNIFVSPSGHATLLDFGILWEHRGEDRTQSGVRLGTPSYMAPEQARGEPVDSRTDLFSLGLVLLEALTGLPPSSTCRLLGEGPRAAVSALQAQAPWLPLPWAEVLVRVTAMNPEQRHESALALLAALEEADRASASPPVALASPSSTPPPAPVSAGRGKHVRRVSWVLLGGASVSALLLATFTHRGTAEAPAPRVVTASDASVSTAPARPATATPSLAREAPPVRDSTSARDIDPAPAAPSAATGAALVPVPVAPASNTPASNTPASPTTASRRTRGAQVPLASSPAGSNSRQRTKQGRGEVRVVTLHQGRAVWANVSVDGKHHGATPVSLELPEGRHSVRVDRDGFAPQERPIEVLPGSKAVVRIELHE; encoded by the coding sequence ATGCATCCCCACAAGCAAGCCTCCTCGTGTGCCACCTGCGGGCTGCCCGTTCCCTTTCCGGGAGCCGCCTGCTCGGAGTGCACCGCCATCACCCAGCACGCTGGGGAAGCGGGAGGGCGCCCGCGGGGGCCGGCACGGCCGTCACTCGCCCCGGGGGACGTGCTGGAGGGCAAGTGGCGGCTGGAGGCGCTGCTGGGCGCCGGAGGCATGGGTCAGGTGTACCGGGCCCGGGATCTCGCGCTCGAGCGCACCGTGGCCATCAAGCTGCTCCACGAGCCGTTGTGCGAGGACCCGGAGAGCGTGGCGCGCTTCGAGCGGGAAGCACGGGCGATGGCGCGGCTGGAGCACGCGCACATCACCCCCATCCACGCGGTGGGCCGCGAGGGCGGGCGTCCGTTCATCGTGATGAAGCACCTGGAGGGCATGTCCCTGGCGCGCTACCTGCGCTCGGTGCCCGGGCCCATGCCGGTACCGGAGGTGCTCGCCCTGGCGCGGCAGTTGTGCGCCGGGTTGGACTTCATCCACCAGCGCGGCTGCGTCCACCGCGACATCAAGCCGGGCAACATCTTCGTCTCGCCCAGTGGGCACGCCACGCTGCTCGACTTCGGCATCCTCTGGGAGCACCGCGGCGAGGACCGCACCCAGAGCGGTGTGCGGCTCGGCACGCCCAGCTACATGGCGCCGGAGCAGGCCCGGGGCGAGCCCGTCGACAGCCGCACGGACCTCTTCTCCCTGGGGCTGGTGTTGCTGGAGGCGCTGACGGGCCTGCCTCCGTCGAGCACCTGCCGGCTGCTGGGCGAAGGGCCTCGGGCCGCGGTCTCGGCGCTCCAGGCTCAGGCTCCGTGGCTTCCGCTCCCCTGGGCGGAGGTCCTCGTCCGGGTCACCGCGATGAACCCGGAGCAGCGCCACGAGAGTGCACTCGCGCTGCTCGCGGCGCTGGAGGAGGCGGATCGCGCGAGCGCGAGCCCTCCCGTGGCGTTGGCGTCCCCCTCGTCGACGCCCCCACCGGCGCCGGTTTCCGCGGGGCGTGGGAAGCACGTGCGGCGCGTGTCCTGGGTGCTGTTGGGTGGGGCGAGTGTAAGCGCGCTCCTCCTCGCGACATTCACGCACCGTGGCACGGCGGAGGCCCCGGCCCCGCGCGTGGTGACGGCATCGGACGCCTCCGTGTCGACCGCTCCGGCCAGGCCCGCCACTGCCACTCCGAGCCTGGCGCGGGAAGCGCCCCCGGTTCGGGACTCCACTTCGGCTCGAGACATCGACCCGGCCCCCGCCGCTCCGAGCGCGGCGACCGGGGCCGCCCTGGTGCCAGTACCGGTGGCTCCCGCATCGAACACGCCCGCATCGAACACGCCCGCTTCCCCGACGACGGCTTCCCGCCGGACTCGGGGAGCACAGGTCCCGCTCGCGTCCTCCCCTGCGGGAAGCAACTCCCGTCAGAGGACGAAGCAGGGCAGGGGAGAGGTGCGCGTGGTGACCCTGCACCAGGGCCGGGCGGTCTGGGCCAACGTCAGCGTGGACGGCAAGCACCACGGGGCCACCCCGGTGTCACTCGAGCTGCCCGAGGGGCGTCACTCCGTGCGCGTGGATCGTGACGGCTTCGCCCCGCAGGAACGCCCCATCGAGGTTTTGCCGGGCTCGAAAGCAGTGGTACGCATCGAGCTTCACGAATGA